The Pseudalkalibacillus hwajinpoensis nucleotide sequence TCGCCATTAATGTGGAAACTTCGTTGATCAAAATTCGCTGTACCAATGTCACACAATGTCTCATCAATGATCATAACTTTGGCGTGGTAGAAGCCATTCATATATTGATAAACTTCTCCACCGGCACGAATCAGTTCAACGAGGTATTCATATGAAGCTTCTTTTACAAGAGGATGGTCGGCACGCATTGGCAAAATAACCTGGACTTTAATACCGCATTTCAGGGCGCGTAGCAGGCTTGTTTGAACAGTTTGTCCTGGAATGTAATAGGGGGAGCCAATGATAATAGATGTTGTAGCTTTATCAATATACGAGGCAAAAGCTTCCTCTACGCTATTACCATTCGTAATATGAAACGAGACTTTATGCTGACCTGTTTCGAGCGGCGGTATATAAACGTTATGCTTATTAATAGGGGAATGACTCTCTTCCCAATCAAGGAAAAATTGATCTTGAAGTCCTTGCACGGCTTCGCCAGTCACGCGAAGGTGATAATCTCGCCAATATCCAAACTTAGGATCCTTCCCTACGTATTCGTTTCCAACGTTAAAGCCACCAACGTAGCCAATCTCTCCATCAATAACAGTGATTTTTCGATGATTACGCTCATTTATGGAAGTGAAAAATCGTGGGAAAGAAATTTTTCTGGAATAGGAAAAAACGATGCCACAGGAGGTCATTTTTCTTATGGTGGCTTTCTTTAAGCTGTGACTACCTCCATAGTCCACGAGTAAATAGACAGAGACGCCAGAGGTTGCTTTTTGACAAAGATGCTCGATAATCATATGTCCCGTGGCGTCATCTCGAAAAATATAAAACATCATATGAATTTGATAGACTGCAGCATCAATATCATTTATTAGTGCTCTAAAAAAATCATCTCCATCATTAATGAAAGTCAGGTTTCCCGTCATTTTTTGACGTGAAGAGGAAGGAGCGAGTTTTCTTTTCTTATTGCCTGTATGAAGGTCGGTTATTAACCACAATATGAGTGCGAGTAGGACTGTTAAAAAGATCTCCACGATTTTCCCCTCCTTTCAATAGTTGCTGTTGACTTAGTTTGTCCTAAACTTAAAAAAAGTAAAAAAAAATCTCTGACTGAATGCTCATTCAGTTATTTATGTGTTATACTGAAGTCAGAAAATTACTTTCATTCTGACTTAAAAGCGTTTTCATAAATTGTTTGAACTGTCGGGGAGCATCTTTGTTCAAGCATCACGAAGCGGCTAAGAAGGAATGACACGAAAGGAGAGGTTTGCCAGCATGGATGTTTTATTGATCGCTAACTGGATTGCTTTCATTCTTGTAACCGCTTACGCGTTCTTCTTGTTTGGGTATGTTGTGAAGACTCGATATGAATACATTAAGCTTGGAAAGAAAGCAGAATTTGATCATTCCATGAAAGAACGACTAGAAGCTATTGTAGTCAAAGTGTTTGGGCAAAAGAAATTACTTAAAGATAAGAAGAGTGGAACCATCCATGTGATGATGTTCTACGGTTTCCTTCTCGTTCAATTCGGTGCAATCGATATGATTGTGAAAGGTTTATCACCGGGGTCACATCTTCCTCTTGGACCGCTTTACCCAGCGTTTACGTTTTTCCAGGAGCTCGTGACGCTAATGATTTTAACAGCAGTTGTATGGGCATTCTACCGTCGCTATATTGAGGCGATCGCTCGTTTAAAGAAAGGTTTTAAAGCGGGACTTGTACTATTGTTCATTGGACTTTTAATGATATCCGTTCTTTTTGCAGGCGGTATGGAAATTATCTGGCATGATGCTGGTTATTCATGGAGTGCGCCAGTTGCTTCGGGAATTGCTTTCTTATTCTCATGGATCAATGAAACAGCAGCGATTGCACTATTCTTCTTTTTCTGGTGGATTCACCTGCTCGTGCTTCTTACGTTCATGGTGTATGTACCGCAATCCAAGCACGCTCACTTAATTGCAGGACCAGTCAACGTTTTCTTGGGTCGTACAAACAAAGTAGGGCAGCTTGCATCTATTAACTTTGAAGATGAAAGTCAAGAAACTTACGGTGTGAATACGATTGAAGATTTCAATCAGAAGCAGCTTGTTGATTTGTATGCCTGTGTGGAATGTGGACGCTGTACGAATATGTGTCCAGCAACGGCAACAGGAAAAATCCTTTCTCCGATGGATTTGATCGTTAAGCTTCGTGATCACCTGACAGAAAAAGGCGCAGCCGTTACATCAAGAACACCGTGGGTTCCTGCATATGCATTTTCTAACACAGCAGGAAATCAAATTGCTTATCAATCACGTGCTCAGCAGGAAACAGCTGCAGCAGCTGAAGGGCTTGTGAGCGATGGGTTAATTGGTAACGTGATTACAGAAGAAGAAATTTGGGCTTGTACAACGTGCCGTAACTGTGAAGATCAATGTCCAGTTGAGAACGAGCACGTTGATAAAATCATCGATATGCGTCGTCACCTTGTCTTAATGGAAGGGAAGATGGATAGCGATGTACAGCGTGCGATTACGAACATCGAACGTCAGGGCAACCCGTGGGGGATTAGCCGTAAAGAGCGTGAGAACTGGCGCGATATGCGTGATGATATCGTTGTTCCAACAGTAAAAGAAAAAGAAAAAGCAGGCGAAGAATTCGAATATCTCTTCTGGGTTGGCTCGATGGGCTCTTACGATAATCGTAGCCAGAAGATTGCCGCTTCCTTTGCGAAGATCATGAATGAAGCTGGCATTTCGTTCGCTATTCTTGGTAACAAAGAAAAGAACTCTGGCGATACGCCACGACGTGTAGGAAACGAGTTCTTGTTCCAGGATCTTGCACAGAAAAATATTGAAACGTTCCAAAAGCATAATATTTCAAAAATCGTTACAATCGACCCTCATGCTTATAACTCACTTAAAAATGAGTATCCTGAGTTTGGACTTGAAGCAGAGGTTTATCACCATACCGAATTATTGTATGACTGGATTAAAGAAGGAAAACTGAAGCCGAAACACGAAGTAAACGAGAGAATCACGTATCATGATTCCTGTTACCTCGGACGTTACAACGAAGTATACGATCCACCACGTGAAATTCTTCGCAGTATTCCAGGCGTTGAAGTGATCGAGATGGACCGCAACCGCGAAAATGGTATGTGCTGTGGCGCCGGCGGCGGTTTGATGTGGACGGAAGAAGATACAGGATCTCGCATTAACGTAACGAGAACGGAACAGGCACTTAGCGTGATGCCATCCGTTATCGGAAGTGCGTGTCCTTACTGCTTAACGATGATGAGTGATGGTACGAAAGCGAAGGAAGTAGAAGAAGAAGTAGCAACACTAGATATTGTCGAGATTTTAGAACGCTCCATTGTTCAAAAAGAAACTGTTCTCCAATAGACTGTTTGGCAAAGGGTTAGCTTATGCTGGTTTTTACGACCGGCATGAGCTCTTTCCTTTGTTACTTTGTCGGTAAGGTGAGCGAGCGTTCAGTCGCAATTTAATCAATTATGGTAGCGTTTTCGAAAATGAGAGGAGAGGTTTTTGTGGGCAGAACGGTCATTGTTAGCGGTGTGAGAACGCCGTTTGGAAAATTTGGTGGGGCTCTTAAATCAATAGAAGCATCTAAGCTGGGTGGAACAGCGATTAAAGAAGCTTTGGTTCGCGCTGGAATTGATCCTGCGGATGTAGGAGAAGTGATTATGGGGTCTGTCCTTCAAGGTGGTCAAGGTCAAATTCCATCTCGTCAGGCAGCAAGACACGCTGGTATTCCTTGGGAAGTAAAGACGGAAACGATTAACAAAGTATGCGCTTCAGGTCTTCGTAGCGTAACGCTCGCTGATCAAATCATTCGCTCTGGTGATGAAGAAGTCATTGTTGCCGGCGGAATGGAATCGATGAGCAACGCCCCATACATCATGAAGGACGCGCGCTGGGGCATGCGAATGGGCGACAAACAAGTGGTTGATCTCATGGTGCATGATGGCTTAACGTGCTCGTTTGATGGTTGTCACATGGGCGTTTATGGAAACACGACAGCGGAAGAGTATGAGATTTCTAGAGAAGAGCAGGATCGCTGGGCGACAAGAAGTCAGGAGCGTGCTGTGAAAGCGATGGAATCGGGGATTTTTGCAGAAGAAATTATCCCAATTAACGTGCCACAGCGAAAAGGAGATCCTCTCGTCGTTGAACATGATGAAGCACCTAGAAAAGGCACAACAGAGGAGCAGTTAGGAAAGCTAAAGCCAGTCTTCGGTGCCGACGGAACGATTACAGCTGGGAATGCACCAGGTGTAAATGATGGAGCTGGGGCGCTTGTCCTTATGTCTGAAGAACGTGCTTCAAAAGAAGGCAAAGAAGTCATGGCCACAATTCTTTCTCATACAGCAATTGCTGTTGAAGCAAAGGATTTTCCTAAGACGCCGGGTCTCGTGATCAATGAGCTATTGAAGAAAACAGGAAAATCAATTGAAGAAATTGATCTATTTGAAATCAATGAAGCGTTCGCAGCTGTAGCGCTAACGAGCGGAAAAATTGCCTCACTCGATGAAGAAAAGGTCAATGTGCATGGTGGTGCAGTGGCGCTTGGTCATCCAATTGGAGCAAGTGGTGCACGCATTTTAATAACACTTGTTCATGAATTGAAGCGACGCGGCGGTGGCATCGGAATAGCAGCGATCTGCAGCGGCGGTGGTCAAGGCGACGCTATTATGGTTCAGGTATAGAAGGGAGCATGATGATGGAAATAAAAACAATTATGGTGATTGGTGCAGGACAAATGGGAGCTGGAATTGCACAGGTGTGTGCAGCTTCTGGCTATACAGTTTATTTAAATGATTTGAAGCAGGAGTTTCTTGATAAAGGAATTGAGAGAATTGAGAAAAACCTCTCGAAACAAGTTTCCAAAGAGCGGATTACACAGGAAGATCTAAGCGGAACGATGGAACGTTTGAGAGCGACGACAGATCTGCAGGATGCAAAGCATGTAGACATTGTCATTGAAGCAGCTGTTGAGAACATGGAAGTGAAGTGTAACCTTTTCGCACGGCTGGATGAAATTGCGCAAGATCATACGCTTCTTGCAACGAATACATCCTCTCTTCCAATTACGGAAATTGCAGCATCAACAAAGCGCCCTGAGAAAGTGATTGGTATGCACTTTATGAACCCGGTGCCTGTCATGAAGCTTGTTGAAATTATTCGCGGTCTAGCAACAACAAACGAAAGCTACCAGGCCGTTGAAAAGCTAGCGGTGGATCTCGGTAAGACAGCGGTTGAAGTAAACGACTTCCCAGGATTTGTGTCCAATCGAATTTTGATGCCAATGATCAACGAAGCGATCTACACCGTTTATGAAGGTGTGGCATCCCCTGAGGATATCGATAGCGTGATGAAGCTCGGCATGAATCATCCAATGGGACCATTAACTCTCGCAGATTTTATCGGTCTTGATACGTGTCTTTATATTATGGAAACGCTTCAAGAAGGATTCGGCGATGATAAATACCGCCCATGTCCGCTATTACGTAAATATGTAAAAGCTGGCTGGCTCGGACGTAAGACAGGAAGAGGCTTCTACCAATACCAGGATTAACACCACGAGGAGGAACGAGCATGGAGCTTGTATTTACGGAAGAGCAGAAGATGATGCAGAAAATGGTGCGTGATTTTGCGGAAAAAGAAATCGCGCCAATTGTTGAAGAAATGGAAGAGACGGATCGTTTTCCACGCGAAGTGATTAAACGAATGGGCGAGCTTGGTTTAATGGGGATTCCGATTCCAGAAGCTTATGGCGGAGCGGAAATGGATTATACGTCATACATCATTGCAATCCATGAGCTCTCAAAAGTGAGCGCCACGGTCGGCGTAATTCTATCGGTTCATACATCCGTTGGGACACTGCCGATACTAGCGTTTGGTACAGAAGAACAGAAAAAGCGCTACATTCCGAAGCTAGCAACCGGAGAATACCTTGGTGCGTTTGCGCTGACGGAACCGAGTTCAGGATCAGATGCAAGCAGCATGAAAACGCGCGCTGTCCGAGATGGCGATCACTACATTTTGAACGGCTCAAAGATTTTCATTACAAACGGCGGCGAGGCGGATACGTATGTTGCCTTCGCAAGAACAAATCCTGAGGAAAAAGGAAGCAAAGGCGTAACTGCTTTTATTATCGAACGTGACATGCCTGGATTTAGCGTTGGGAAGAAAGAAAAGAAAATGGGGCTAAACGGCTCGAATACGGTTGAAATCATTTTCGAAGATTGCCGTGTGCCAGTTGAGAATCGTCTCGGCGAAGAAGGTCAGGGATTCAAAATTGCGATGGCAAACCTTGAGAGCGGCCGCATCGGGATCGCGGCACAGTCACTAGGAATTGCTGAAGCGGCGCTAAATTACGCGACGGCTTACGCGAAAGAGCGTCACCAGTTTGGTAAGCCGATCGGGCAAAATCAAGGTCTCGGCTTCAAGCTTGCCGATATGGCAACAGAAGTAGAGGCAGCGAAACTCCTAACCTATCGTGCGGCTGACCTGAAAAACCACGGGATCCCTTGCATGCAGGAAGTCTCGATGGCGAAGCTCTTTGCATCGAAAGCAGCCGTGAAAGCCTCGATTGAAGCGGTTCAAGTCTATGGCGGTTACGGTTACACGAAAGATTACCCAGTAGAACGCCTATTCCGAGACGCGAAAGTATGCGAAATCTACGAAGGAACGAGCGAAATCCAGAAAATCGTCATTAGTCGGAACTTGATGAAATAGAGAAAAGCGGAAGTGACCGTTTAGACCCGTCAGGCACTGGAGGCTTCCTCAGAAAAGCCAGGTATATCCGTTTTATTGTCCAAAAAACCATTATATTGGCCAAACTTCATTTTTATTGGCCAAATTCGAGATATATTGTCCAAAATCAACTTTTATTGTCCAAACCACCAAAAAGGAGAGAAACAGGATGAATTTTCAACTATCAGAAGAACATGAAATGCTACGGAAAATGGTGCGCGACTTTGCGAGGAAAGAAGTAGAACCAACAGCGGCTGAGCGTGATGAAGAAGAGCGCTTTGATCGAAAGCTTTTTGATCAAATGGCTGAGCTTGGTTTAACGGGCATCCCATGGTCAGAAGAGTACGGTGGCATTGGCTCAGATTACTTAAGCTATGTGATTGCAGTGGAAGAGCTATCACGCGTTTGTGCGTCTACAGGTGTAACGCTTTCTGCACATACCTCCCTTGCAGGCTGGCCGTTGAATGCATTTGGTACAGAAGAGCAGAAGCAGAAGTTCTTGCGTCCAATGGCAGAAGGTAAGCTAATGGGAGCTTACGGACTCACAGAGCCAGGGTCAGGATCGGATGCGAGTGGGATGAAAACGACGGCGAAGCTTGATGGCGATCACTACATCTTAAATGGCTCGAAAATTTTCATTACAAACGGCGGCGAAGCGGAAATTTATATCGTGTTTGCTCAGACCGATAAAGAAAAGGGTCATAAAGGGATTACTGCGTTTATCGTTGAAAAAGGAACGCCTGGTTTCTCAATGGGTAAGAAAGAGAAAAAGCTCGGCATTCGCTCTTCTCCTACGCTCGAAATCATTTTTGAAGACTGCCGTGTACCTGTTGAAAATCGTCTTGGCGATGAAGGACAAGGATTTAAAATCGCGATGAAGACGCTTGATGGTGGGCGTAACGGAATTGCGGCTCAAGCTGTTGGCATTGCACAAGGTGCGCTTGATGCAGCAACAGCATATACGAAGGAGCGTAAGCAGTTTGGCAAACCGATCGGCGCAAATCAAGGCATTGGCTTTAAGCTCGCTGATATGGCAACGAAAATTGAAGCAGCTCGACTATTAACTTACCAGGCTGCATGGAAAGAAAGTCAGGGTCTTCCGTATGGTAAAGAATCGGCGATGTCTAAGCTATACGCTGGAGATATCTCGATGGAAGTAACAACAGAAGCGGTGCAAGTCTTTGGTGGCTATGGCTATACGAAGGATTATCCAGTTGAGCGCTATATGCGTGATGCGAAAATTACGCAAATCTATGAAGGTACAAATGAAATTCAGCGTCTTGTTATTTCAAGAATGCTGATGGCTGATTAAGAAGCGCTATGCATCCACTCGCAGAACGACTTTCAAATCAGGATGAACGTGCGCTCGCAAAGGCGATCAGTCTTGTTGAAAATGATGCTGAAGACAAACTGGAATTACTGAAGGATATCCACCCGATGACGGGGCGTGCCCACTATATTGGGATAACCGGATCACCCGGTGCCGGTAAAAGTTCGCTCGTTAACAGGCTGATTACCCACCTTAGAAAGCAGGATCTCACTGTTGGTGTTGTGGCCGTTGATCCAACGAGTCCGTTTAGCGGGGGTTCCCTTCTAGGAGATCGTGTCAGGATGGCGGAGCATTTTACCGATCCTGGTGTCTTTATCCGAAGCATGGGAACACGAGGGAGCCTTGGGGGGCTTTCTCGAACGACGAAGGAAACGGTTCGCTTAATGGACGCGTTTGGATTCGATGTCATATTAATTGAAACGGTTGGGGTTGGGCAATCAGAGCTCGATATTATGAAGATCGCGGATACGATTGCCGTAGTGTTGAACCCAGGTAGCGGAGACGTTGTGCAAGTCTTTAAAGCTGGCATTATGGAAATTGCGGATCTTTTTATCGTCAATAAAGCAGATTTACCAGGTGTCCCCAAGCTACTGGCTGAGCTTGAAAGCATGCTCGATCTGGTGAAGCATGATGCGCCGTGGCGTCCACCGATTGTGAAGGCGATCTCTGTTCAAAATCTAGGTCTTGAGAATGTTTGGAAACGAATGCAGGAGCATTTTGAATACAGTAAGGAGTCTGGTGAGCGTGATGCTAGACGCAAAACCTCACTTGAACGAGAAGTGATCGAAGTGGTGCATGATGAAATGATGAAGCAGCTTATGGAGCGCGAAGCAGAGGATAATGGCTGGATTGATGAAGTGAAAAGTGGCGCCGTCGACCCTTACTCAGCCGCTGTGAAGCTGCTTCAGGATTATATGGGCAGCCTTGAGAGGAAGGGGATGGGAAGGTGAAGAAAAACGTTCCTTCGATGGTAAAGGATGAAAAGCTCATTCAGAAACGACGTGAGCAAATGATCAAAGCAGCGGTCTCCCTTTTTAAGGAAAAAGGGTTCCATCGTACGACAACGCGAGAAATTGCGCGTGTTGCTGGCTTTAGCATTGGTACGCTGTATGAATACATTCGCAAAAAAGAAGATGTGTTATATCTCGTTTGTGACAGCATTTATGATGAAGTGAGAGAGCGTCTAGAAGATCAGCTTAAGCCTAATATAACTGGAATCGAGCGTTTAAGGCAGGCCCTTCATGCGTTTTATCATGTGATGGACGATATGCAGGATGAAGTGCTTGTCATGTACCAGGAAGCAAAGTCCCTTCCGCGGGAAACGCTCCCTTATGTATTGAAAAAAGAGCTAGGAATGGCGGAAATATTTGAGCGATTGATTGAAGAATGTGTAGCAGAAGGAAAACTTCGGCTTACAGAAGAGGAGATTTACGGAGCTGCTCATAACATTCTCGTGCAGGGACAGATGTGGGTGTTCAGGCGCTGGGCGCTTCGATCTCATTATTCCATTGAAGAGTATACAAGAATGCAGGAGGCTTTTTTGATTCAAGCTTTAAATCCTGTAGAAACTACGAACCGATAGAGGAGGAACAGCAGTGAGTGTAGTCGAAACGTATAAACCAGTGAACCATGTTCGTTTTGTAACCGCTTCAAGTTTGTTTGATGGTCATGATGCATCTATTAACATTATGCGCCGCATTCTACAGGCGAGCGGTGCAGAAGTTATTCATCTCGGACATAACCGCTCTGTTGAGGAAGTCGTGAACGCTGCCATACAGGAAGATGCGCAGGGAATTGCAATCTCGTCTTATCAAGGCGGTCATATGGAATACTTTAAATATATGTATGACCTTTTAAAAGAAAAAGGCGCTTCACACGTTAAGATTTATGGCGGTGGGGGCGGCGTTATTATTCCTAAGGAAATTAAAGAGCTGCATGCTTACGGAATTTCTCACATTTTTTCACCTGATGATGGAAGTGATCTTGGTCTGCAAGGCATGATCGATATGATGATCAAGGAATGTGATTTTCCGACGTTTAAACAAATTGATAACCAGATTGATCGCTTGCATGAGCGCGATCCGCAGGCTGTTTCGAGTCTCATTACCCTTGCTGAAAGCTATGGTGGAGAACGTACAGAAGAGACGGCGGCCGCTGCTGAGCAAGTGTTTGATAAGCTTAAGAATATGGCAACCGACTCTCCTGTTCTTGGGATTACTGGTACTGGTGGAGCTGGGAAAAGCTCCTTAACTGATGAGCTCGTACGCCGTTTCATTAATGAATTTGATGATAAGACGGTAGCGATCCTTTCCATTGATCCGACAAAACAAAAGACTGGCGGCGCACTGCTCGGTGACAGAATCCGTATGAACGCTATTCACAATGACCGCGTGTTTATGAGAAGTCTCGCAACGCGAAAATCAAAAACTGAGCTTTCACTTTCAATACGTGAAGCGTTAACCGTTGTGAAAGCGGCTGGATATGACTTGATCATTATTGAAACAAGCGGAATCGGCCAGGGGGATGCCGAGATCGTTGAAATTTCTGATGTTTCGATGTATGTGATGACAAGTGAATTTGGTGCGCCTTCACAACTTGAGAAAATTGATATGATCGATTTTGCGGATTTGATTGTGATTAATAAATACGAGCGCAAAGGCTCTGAAGATGCTCTGCGTGACGTGAAGAAGCAATATCAGCGTAGTCACATGCTGTTTGAGCAAAATCTAGATAACATGCCTGTCTACGGCACGATCGCAAGTCAGTTTAATGATCCGGGCACGAATACGCTTTTTAAAGCATTGGTTGATACGATTCACCGTAAATGCCGAAATGACTGGGCAACAAACATTGAAACAAGTGACATTGTGGAAAAGCTGAATCTCATTATTCCACCGCAGCGTCAGCAATATTTACAGGACATCTCTGGTTCCGTTCGTCGTTACCATGAATATGTCGAAAAGCAGGTTCAGCTTGCAAGAAAAGCATTCCAGCTTCAAGGGACGATTGCGATGCTAGAGAGTGCGGAAGGCAATGACGAGACGATTGCGATGCTCTCTAAGATGAAAGATGAAAACATGGATGATATGCATGGAGAAACGCGTAAGATTATCGAAAGCTGGCCTGAAGTGAAAGAGAAATATAGTGGGAAAGAATTCATATCCGTTATCCGCGAGAAAGAAATCGTAACAGAACTAACGACGAAGAGTCTTTCAGGATTGGATATTCCAAAGGTATCTCTACCGAAGTATGAAGATTGGGGAGAAATTGTGCGCTGGGTATTGAAAGAGAACGTGCCGGGCTCATTCCCGTATACCGCTGGCGTCTTTCCATTTAAACGAAAAGGAGAGGACCCGAAGCGTCAATTTGCAGGCGAAGGGACGCCTGAGCGAACCAATCGCCGTTTCCATTACCTCTCTGAGAACGAAGATGCGAAGCGCTTAAGCACCGCTTTCGATTCTGTGACGCTTTACGGAGAAGATCCTGACTATCGTCCTGATATTTACGGAAAAGTTGGCGAGAGTGGCGTGAGTATTTGTACACTCGACGATATGAAAAAGCTTTATGCAGGCTTTGATTTATGTGCACCATCGACTTCAGTATCTATGACGATTAATGGCCCTGCGCCGATCATACTCGCAATGTTTATGAACACGGCGATTGAGCAGCAAATTCAAGGATTTGAAGAAAAAGAAGGTCGTAAAGCAAACGAGCAGGAGCTTGCCGATATTAAGACAAACACGCT carries:
- a CDS encoding heterodisulfide reductase-related iron-sulfur binding cluster, whose amino-acid sequence is MDVLLIANWIAFILVTAYAFFLFGYVVKTRYEYIKLGKKAEFDHSMKERLEAIVVKVFGQKKLLKDKKSGTIHVMMFYGFLLVQFGAIDMIVKGLSPGSHLPLGPLYPAFTFFQELVTLMILTAVVWAFYRRYIEAIARLKKGFKAGLVLLFIGLLMISVLFAGGMEIIWHDAGYSWSAPVASGIAFLFSWINETAAIALFFFFWWIHLLVLLTFMVYVPQSKHAHLIAGPVNVFLGRTNKVGQLASINFEDESQETYGVNTIEDFNQKQLVDLYACVECGRCTNMCPATATGKILSPMDLIVKLRDHLTEKGAAVTSRTPWVPAYAFSNTAGNQIAYQSRAQQETAAAAEGLVSDGLIGNVITEEEIWACTTCRNCEDQCPVENEHVDKIIDMRRHLVLMEGKMDSDVQRAITNIERQGNPWGISRKERENWRDMRDDIVVPTVKEKEKAGEEFEYLFWVGSMGSYDNRSQKIAASFAKIMNEAGISFAILGNKEKNSGDTPRRVGNEFLFQDLAQKNIETFQKHNISKIVTIDPHAYNSLKNEYPEFGLEAEVYHHTELLYDWIKEGKLKPKHEVNERITYHDSCYLGRYNEVYDPPREILRSIPGVEVIEMDRNRENGMCCGAGGGLMWTEEDTGSRINVTRTEQALSVMPSVIGSACPYCLTMMSDGTKAKEVEEEVATLDIVEILERSIVQKETVLQ
- a CDS encoding TetR/AcrR family transcriptional regulator → MVKDEKLIQKRREQMIKAAVSLFKEKGFHRTTTREIARVAGFSIGTLYEYIRKKEDVLYLVCDSIYDEVRERLEDQLKPNITGIERLRQALHAFYHVMDDMQDEVLVMYQEAKSLPRETLPYVLKKELGMAEIFERLIEECVAEGKLRLTEEEIYGAAHNILVQGQMWVFRRWALRSHYSIEEYTRMQEAFLIQALNPVETTNR
- a CDS encoding acetyl-CoA C-acetyltransferase, producing MGRTVIVSGVRTPFGKFGGALKSIEASKLGGTAIKEALVRAGIDPADVGEVIMGSVLQGGQGQIPSRQAARHAGIPWEVKTETINKVCASGLRSVTLADQIIRSGDEEVIVAGGMESMSNAPYIMKDARWGMRMGDKQVVDLMVHDGLTCSFDGCHMGVYGNTTAEEYEISREEQDRWATRSQERAVKAMESGIFAEEIIPINVPQRKGDPLVVEHDEAPRKGTTEEQLGKLKPVFGADGTITAGNAPGVNDGAGALVLMSEERASKEGKEVMATILSHTAIAVEAKDFPKTPGLVINELLKKTGKSIEEIDLFEINEAFAAVALTSGKIASLDEEKVNVHGGAVALGHPIGASGARILITLVHELKRRGGGIGIAAICSGGGQGDAIMVQV
- a CDS encoding acyl-CoA dehydrogenase, with the protein product MELVFTEEQKMMQKMVRDFAEKEIAPIVEEMEETDRFPREVIKRMGELGLMGIPIPEAYGGAEMDYTSYIIAIHELSKVSATVGVILSVHTSVGTLPILAFGTEEQKKRYIPKLATGEYLGAFALTEPSSGSDASSMKTRAVRDGDHYILNGSKIFITNGGEADTYVAFARTNPEEKGSKGVTAFIIERDMPGFSVGKKEKKMGLNGSNTVEIIFEDCRVPVENRLGEEGQGFKIAMANLESGRIGIAAQSLGIAEAALNYATAYAKERHQFGKPIGQNQGLGFKLADMATEVEAAKLLTYRAADLKNHGIPCMQEVSMAKLFASKAAVKASIEAVQVYGGYGYTKDYPVERLFRDAKVCEIYEGTSEIQKIVISRNLMK
- a CDS encoding 3-hydroxybutyryl-CoA dehydrogenase; this translates as MEIKTIMVIGAGQMGAGIAQVCAASGYTVYLNDLKQEFLDKGIERIEKNLSKQVSKERITQEDLSGTMERLRATTDLQDAKHVDIVIEAAVENMEVKCNLFARLDEIAQDHTLLATNTSSLPITEIAASTKRPEKVIGMHFMNPVPVMKLVEIIRGLATTNESYQAVEKLAVDLGKTAVEVNDFPGFVSNRILMPMINEAIYTVYEGVASPEDIDSVMKLGMNHPMGPLTLADFIGLDTCLYIMETLQEGFGDDKYRPCPLLRKYVKAGWLGRKTGRGFYQYQD
- the meaB gene encoding methylmalonyl Co-A mutase-associated GTPase MeaB, with amino-acid sequence MHPLAERLSNQDERALAKAISLVENDAEDKLELLKDIHPMTGRAHYIGITGSPGAGKSSLVNRLITHLRKQDLTVGVVAVDPTSPFSGGSLLGDRVRMAEHFTDPGVFIRSMGTRGSLGGLSRTTKETVRLMDAFGFDVILIETVGVGQSELDIMKIADTIAVVLNPGSGDVVQVFKAGIMEIADLFIVNKADLPGVPKLLAELESMLDLVKHDAPWRPPIVKAISVQNLGLENVWKRMQEHFEYSKESGERDARRKTSLEREVIEVVHDEMMKQLMEREAEDNGWIDEVKSGAVDPYSAAVKLLQDYMGSLERKGMGR
- a CDS encoding acyl-CoA dehydrogenase, whose amino-acid sequence is MNFQLSEEHEMLRKMVRDFARKEVEPTAAERDEEERFDRKLFDQMAELGLTGIPWSEEYGGIGSDYLSYVIAVEELSRVCASTGVTLSAHTSLAGWPLNAFGTEEQKQKFLRPMAEGKLMGAYGLTEPGSGSDASGMKTTAKLDGDHYILNGSKIFITNGGEAEIYIVFAQTDKEKGHKGITAFIVEKGTPGFSMGKKEKKLGIRSSPTLEIIFEDCRVPVENRLGDEGQGFKIAMKTLDGGRNGIAAQAVGIAQGALDAATAYTKERKQFGKPIGANQGIGFKLADMATKIEAARLLTYQAAWKESQGLPYGKESAMSKLYAGDISMEVTTEAVQVFGGYGYTKDYPVERYMRDAKITQIYEGTNEIQRLVISRMLMAD
- the cls gene encoding cardiolipin synthase; translated protein: MEIFLTVLLALILWLITDLHTGNKKRKLAPSSSRQKMTGNLTFINDGDDFFRALINDIDAAVYQIHMMFYIFRDDATGHMIIEHLCQKATSGVSVYLLVDYGGSHSLKKATIRKMTSCGIVFSYSRKISFPRFFTSINERNHRKITVIDGEIGYVGGFNVGNEYVGKDPKFGYWRDYHLRVTGEAVQGLQDQFFLDWEESHSPINKHNVYIPPLETGQHKVSFHITNGNSVEEAFASYIDKATTSIIIGSPYYIPGQTVQTSLLRALKCGIKVQVILPMRADHPLVKEASYEYLVELIRAGGEVYQYMNGFYHAKVMIIDETLCDIGTANFDQRSFHINGEINCIISTPSLIVEIKEAIQKDILQCERLDLKRLQDRTIGNRVLAPLARLFSPFL